A part of Sediminispirochaeta bajacaliforniensis DSM 16054 genomic DNA contains:
- a CDS encoding extracellular solute-binding protein, with protein MKRKMKKLCVCAVLCFLMLSPFTLFAGGQREGSAAGNGGGKPKVTLWATGSDNVRMLFEKLIDEYNAKPGSTSVVELQFVMSGSGGQTLSDRIAAAKLAGKTDTDFDLLAENGSALASYVDKAGGDLFVPLDFSKIPNYANVKMKSGFFTDCVVPYRGTTVVMAYDSVRLPNPPKTWAELDAWITSHPGRFAYNPPGSGGSGAGFVNLALYKDLPPEAKVSTDEKWVEQWGPGWDWLKSIHPYLYTSGGKVVYPNKNQGTLDLLINKEVDLIPAWADQVLTNISRGILPESTKIYQLTPALNGTDVVLAVPNIGGGAEKTYDFINFMISPAAQKICLETIFAVPVIDASLIDSTYKTMVKDLDISGFSVISNGKLGDVRNQYWDKNIARLP; from the coding sequence ATGAAAAGAAAAATGAAAAAGCTATGTGTTTGTGCAGTTCTTTGTTTCTTGATGCTTTCTCCGTTCACGCTATTTGCAGGCGGACAGAGAGAAGGCAGCGCAGCCGGTAACGGGGGCGGAAAGCCCAAGGTAACGTTATGGGCCACAGGTTCCGACAATGTACGGATGCTGTTTGAAAAGCTCATTGATGAGTACAATGCCAAGCCCGGGTCCACCAGTGTGGTTGAATTGCAGTTCGTCATGTCCGGTTCGGGAGGGCAGACCCTAAGCGACCGCATCGCTGCTGCCAAGCTGGCAGGCAAAACCGATACCGATTTTGATCTGCTTGCAGAAAATGGCTCTGCCCTTGCTTCCTATGTGGACAAGGCAGGCGGCGACCTTTTTGTGCCCCTCGATTTCAGTAAAATCCCTAATTATGCAAACGTCAAAATGAAATCAGGTTTTTTTACCGACTGTGTTGTACCCTACAGGGGAACCACCGTTGTCATGGCCTACGATTCCGTACGCCTGCCCAATCCTCCGAAGACATGGGCGGAGCTTGATGCATGGATTACATCTCATCCGGGAAGATTTGCCTATAATCCTCCGGGCTCGGGCGGTTCCGGAGCCGGCTTTGTGAATCTTGCTCTCTATAAGGATCTTCCTCCCGAAGCAAAGGTCTCGACCGACGAAAAGTGGGTGGAGCAATGGGGCCCCGGCTGGGACTGGCTGAAAAGCATCCATCCCTATCTGTATACGTCCGGCGGAAAGGTCGTATATCCGAACAAAAATCAGGGTACGCTGGATCTTTTGATCAACAAAGAGGTCGACCTGATTCCTGCGTGGGCCGACCAGGTGCTGACGAATATCTCACGAGGCATATTGCCTGAGAGCACGAAAATTTATCAACTTACTCCCGCCCTCAATGGTACGGATGTTGTTCTTGCTGTCCCGAATATTGGTGGGGGAGCGGAAAAGACGTACGACTTCATTAACTTCATGATTTCTCCCGCGGCTCAGAAAATTTGTCTTGAAACCATCTTTGCCGTACCTGTCATTGATGCATCGCTCATCGACTCTACATATAAGACAATGGTCAAGGATCTCGATATTTCGGGTTTTTCCGTCATTTCCAATGGCAAGCTTGGAGATGTGCGAAATCAGTATTGGGATAAGAATATAGCTCGCTTGCCGTGA